In a genomic window of Carassius carassius chromosome 43, fCarCar2.1, whole genome shotgun sequence:
- the samm50 gene encoding sorting and assembly machinery component 50 homolog A, whose protein sequence is MGTVHARSLDPLPMQGPELGVQADDMDLGEPEHEEKQEVLENKDVVVQHVHIDGLGRTKEDILTYEIADVFHAKNLIDVMKKSHEARQRLLRLGIFRHVEVVIDTCEGADALPNGLDVKFEVKELRRMTGSYNTMVGNNEGSMVLGLKLPNVFGRAEKLTFQFSYGTKETSYGLSFFKPQPGHFERNFSINLYKVTGQFPWSSLRETDRGVSTEFSFPIWRTNHTLKWEGVWRELGCLARTASFAVREESGHSLKSSLSHTMVIDTRNSTILPRKGALLKINQELAGYTGGDVSFLKEDFEIQLNKTLFWDSVLSTSLWGGMLLPLGHKPSCIADRFYLGGPTSVRGFSMYSIGPQSEGDYLGGEAYWAGGLHLYTPLPFRPGRGGFGDLFRTHFFLNAGNLCNLNYGEGPRAHLSKLAECIRWSYGAGIVLRLGNIARLELNYCIPMGVQSGDRICDGVQFGAGIRFL, encoded by the exons atGGGCACCGTGCATGCCAGG AGTCTGGACCCCCTTCCTATGCAAGGACCTGAGCTGGGGGTTCAAGCAGATGACATGGACCTGGGAGAACCAGAGCATGAAGAGAAACAGGAAGTTCTGGAAAATAAAGAC GTTGTAGTACAGCATGTGCACATCGATGGTCTCGGAAGAACAAAGGAAGACATTTTGACATATGAGATTGCAGATGTTTTCCATGCCAAGAACTTGATTGAT GTAATGAAGAAGTCCCATGAGGCCAGACAGAGACTTTTGCGTCTGGGGATATTCAGACATGTGGAAGTTGTCATTGACACTTGTGAAG GTGCTGATGCGCTGCCGAATGGATTAGATGTGAAATTCGAGGTGAAGGAGCTGAGAAGAATGACGGGAAGTTACAACACCATGGTTGGGAACAACGAGGGAAGCATG GTGCTGGGTTTGAAATTGCCCAATGTTTTTGGCCGTGCAGAGAAGCTGACCTTCCAGTTCTCTTATGGGACTAAGGAAACCTCATATGGCTTGTCATTTTTCAAGCCACAGCCTGGACATTTTGAGCGCAA CTTCTCCATTAACTTGTATAAAGTCACGGGCCAGTTCCCATGGAGCTCACTCAGAGAAACGGACCGAGGGGTCTCCACAGAGTTCAGC TTCCCCATCTGGAGGACAAATCACACTTTGAAGTGGGAGGGCGTATGGAGAGAGCTGGGCTGTTTGGCCCGTACGGCTTCCTTCGCTGTTAGGGAGGAGAGTGGCCATTCCCTGAAGTCCTCACTTTCC CACACAATGGTCATCGACACACGCAATTCTACCATTCTTCCAAGAAAAGGTGCCTTATTGAAGATCAACCAG GAACTGGCAGGTTACACTGGAGGAGATGTCAGTTTCCTGAAGGAAGACTTTGAAATTCAGCTCAACAAGACTCTGTTCTGGGACTCG GTGCTCTCCACCTCTCTGTGGGGGGGTATGTTGCTACCTCTGGGACACAAACCCTCGTGTATCGCTGACAG GTTCTATCTGGGTGGTCCGACTAGTGTAAGGGGCTTCAGCATGTACAGCATCGGCCCTCAGAGTGAAG GTGATTACCTCGGTGGGGAGGCATATTGGGCTGGAGGGCTTCATCTGTACACCCCTCTCCCATTCAGGCCAGGTAGAGGTGGCTTCGGAGACCTTTTCAGGACACATTTCTTTCTCAATGCCGGAAACCTGTGTAACCTCAACTATG GGGAAGGACCCCGAGCACACCTGAGCAAGCTGGCCGAATGTATCCGCTGGTCTTATGGAGCAGGTATTGTGTTGCGTCTAGGGAACATCGCTCGACTGGAGCTCAACTATTGCATTCCCATGGGTGTCCAGAGCGGAGACAG GATATGTGATGGAGTGCAGTTCGGGGCTGGAATCCGGTTCCTGTGA